The DNA window GCGCCAGGCTCTCGCCCATGCCCACCGTGCGGAGCAGCACCGGCGCGTAGAACCCGATGGCGTTGATCCCGTTGAGCTGCGTGAACGCCGGCATCAACACGGCGACCGCTAGCTGCGGCCGGTACCTGCGCCGCGAAAGGATGAGCCGCaggccgccgctgctgccgcccaGTGCCGCCGCGCTGTTCGCcgcgacgatgtcgtccagctccgcgtcgacggcggcggcggcgtccgtgCCTCTGATCTTCTGCAGCAGCGCTCGCACTCTCCCACGGTCCTCACCCTGCTGCACCAGGCTGTTGGGCGTCTCCGGCAGGAAGACGGCTCCCAGCGTGAAGAGCGCGGCGGGGACGCCAGCCAGTCCCAGCGAGAGCCTCCAGCCCCAGCCGCCGGTGATCTTCTCCGCGCCGTAGTTGATGATGTTCGCGGCGAGGGAGCCGAGGCACAGGCTGTGCTGGAACCCGTTGCTGAATGCTCCTCGGTATCGTGCTGGGGCCATTTCAGACAGGTACAAAAGCACTGCCTGCAAAATTTCAGCAGGGCTGGATATTGCAGGATCACCAAATTTCGTCATCAGATTCAGGGGAATTTGTAGTCGGCGACTCTGACCTGATTGGCGAACCCGAGGCCCACTCCGAGGAGCGCCCTGCCCATGGCCATGTACACGTTGACGGCGCCGCCACTGACCACGGCGCCGGCGAGGAACGCCGCCGCGCCGATGATCATGGACGGGCGGCGCCCTCGCCTGGCCGTGACCCACGACGAGAGCAGCATCGCGGTGAGCAGGCCGGCGATGTAGAGCGACGACGTGAAGAGCGTCAGAAGCTGGCTGTCAAACTTGCAGTAGTTGCTGACGTGCACGTCGCCCTTCATCCGCCGGTACACGTCCGGGAAGAACTCCTCCAGGAACGACCCCATGGATGACACGCCACCTGTGCTGTGCAAAACATCCTGTAATCGATCGGCACTTCGGAAACCAAAACTTGATGATATTTCCAGTTGTTCATAACGACTTTTCAAGTTGTTTCTGGGACATGAATCTGAAATTCTGAGGTCGTATTCGTACCAGAGATTCTGAGGTCGTAGCCAAAGATGGCGCCGCCCATGGCCGCGGTGACGCAGGACAGCGCCACGAACACGGTGATCCTC is part of the Miscanthus floridulus cultivar M001 chromosome 9, ASM1932011v1, whole genome shotgun sequence genome and encodes:
- the LOC136482191 gene encoding hexose carrier protein HEX6-like isoform X1, which codes for MAVGLVDAGGSDGRQYGGRITVFVALSCVTAAMGGAIFGYDLRISGGVSSMGSFLEEFFPDVYRRMKGDVHVSNYCKFDSQLLTLFTSSLYIAGLLTAMLLSSWVTARRGRRPSMIIGAAAFLAGAVVSGGAVNVYMAMGRALLGVGLGFANQAVLLYLSEMAPARYRGAFSNGFQHSLCLGSLAANIINYGAEKITGGWGWRLSLGLAGVPAALFTLGAVFLPETPNSLVQQGEDRGRVRALLQKIRGTDAAAAVDAELDDIVAANSAAALGGSSGGLRLILSRRRYRPQLAVAVLMPAFTQLNGINAIGFYAPVLLRTVGMGESLALLSTVVTVVIYTASTVVFMFVIDRFGRRTLLIAGSLQMKVSEVLIVAVMAAKLGDEGGMARGYAAALFVLIGVYVAGYSWSWVPMTWLVPIEIFPLEIRSAGQSITVASGFVFTIFIAQGFLAMLCRMRAWLFFFAGWIVVMTGFVYLFLPETKGMPIEQIGKVWREHWFWGRVVGSDESQVTDKL
- the LOC136482191 gene encoding hexose carrier protein HEX6-like isoform X2, with protein sequence MGSFLEEFFPDVYRRMKGDVHVSNYCKFDSQLLTLFTSSLYIAGLLTAMLLSSWVTARRGRRPSMIIGAAAFLAGAVVSGGAVNVYMAMGRALLGVGLGFANQAVLLYLSEMAPARYRGAFSNGFQHSLCLGSLAANIINYGAEKITGGWGWRLSLGLAGVPAALFTLGAVFLPETPNSLVQQGEDRGRVRALLQKIRGTDAAAAVDAELDDIVAANSAAALGGSSGGLRLILSRRRYRPQLAVAVLMPAFTQLNGINAIGFYAPVLLRTVGMGESLALLSTVVTVVIYTASTVVFMFVIDRFGRRTLLIAGSLQMKVSEVLIVAVMAAKLGDEGGMARGYAAALFVLIGVYVAGYSWSWVPMTWLVPIEIFPLEIRSAGQSITVASGFVFTIFIAQGFLAMLCRMRAWLFFFAGWIVVMTGFVYLFLPETKGMPIEQIGKVWREHWFWGRVVGSDESQVTDKL